Proteins from a genomic interval of Callospermophilus lateralis isolate mCalLat2 chromosome 1, mCalLat2.hap1, whole genome shotgun sequence:
- the LOC143410907 gene encoding olfactory receptor 7D4-like, which translates to MEAENHTVLSQFLLLGLSDDPELQPVLFGIFLSMYLVTVLGNLLIILAVSSDSHLHTPMYFFLSNLSLADICFISTTVPKMLVNIQAHSNDISYTECLTQVYFFLMFLGVDNFLLTVMAYDRFVAICHPLNYTVIMNPRLCVLLVLMSWLIMFWVSLIHILLLNRLAFSTGTEIPHFFCEVAQLLKVAGSDALINIIFLYVSTALLGMIPMTGILFSYSQIVSSLIRMSSIESKYKAFSTCGSHLCVVSLFYGTALGVYLSSAVTHSPQGSTVASVMYTVVTPMLNPFIYSLRNKDVKGALGRLLSRAASDP; encoded by the coding sequence ATGGAAGCTGAGAACCATACAGTCCTGTCACAATTCCTCCTCCTGGGCCTCTCAGATGATCCCGAACTGCAGCCTGTcctctttgggattttcctgtccatgtacctggtcacagtgcttgggaacctgctcatcatcctggctgtcagctctgactcccacctccacacccccatgtacttcttcctctccaacctgtccttggCTGACATCTGCTTCATCTCCACCACGGTCCCTAAGATGCTGGTGAACATCCAGGCACACAGCAATGACATCTCCTACACAGAGTGCCTGACTCAAGTGTATTTTTTCCTTATGTTTCTTGGAGTGGATAATTTTCTGCTGACggtgatggcctatgaccgctttGTGGCCATCTGCCATCCCCTGAACTACACAGTCATCATGAACCCTCGGCTCTGTGTCCTCCTGGTTCTGATGTCTTGGCTCATCATGTTCTGGGTCTCCCTGATTCATATTCTACTGCTGAATCGACTGGCCTTCTCCACAGGCACTGAAATCCcacatttcttctgtgaagtggctCAGCTTCTCAAGGTGGCCGGCTCAGATGCCCTCATCAATATCATCTTTTTGTATGTGTCAACTGCTTTGCTGGGCATGATTCCTATGACAGGGATCCTCTTCTCTTACTCTCagattgtctcctccttaatcagAATGTCCTCCATTGAGAGCAAGTacaaagccttctccacctgtgggtCCCACCTCTGTGTGGTCTCCTTGTTCTATGGAACAGCACTTGGGGTTTACCTCAGCTCTGCTGTGACCCATTCTCCACAGGGAAGCACAGTTGCCTCAGTGATGTACACTGTGGtcacccccatgctgaaccccttcatctacagcctgaggaacaaggaTGTGAAGGGGGCCCTGGGGAGACTCCTCAGCAGAGCAGCCTCTGATCCTTAA